AATGTTGAAATGCGTTGGGTGGTTACCGATCTGGGGGATAATACTACAGAAGCCATTCTTACGATTTCCGCAGAACTCAATATGATGATGAAAATGATGGCCAGTGGGCCGCTCAAAAAACTTACAGCTAATCAGACAGAACAATTAAAAAAGCTGATGCAATAGCTGCCTGCTGTTGCATCACTTTTCACAATCAATCTAAGTCGCTCCGGTTAATTCTCATTTTATAATTTCCCTTCGCCACTTCTTCTGCGAATTTTTGTACTTCATTTATCTTTTTTGAAATTTGCCTCTCTTTTTCGAGAAGCTGGGCCTCCATTAAAAGCTTCTGTTTATAATCGGCTGTCAACCGGTAATAAAATACAACAGTAATTATAATTGCCGCTATAGAAGCAAAAATGACCAGCCATGGAGTAAATGCAGAAAACATGCTTAGCCGCTCAGTTCTTGTTTTCATTAGTTCTCTTTCCCGGCTCTCCATTTTATTGATAATGCTTCTGAACTCAGTCATATAACCTTGCCCCTTTTGTACATCTCTCCTGTCAATAGCTATGCCTGATCGCTTTCTTTCAACACTTTTTTCCAACAAATTAAACCGGGTCTTTATAACATGCGAAAGTTGTTTCATGCTTTGCTGTTGCACAGGATTGTCCGCCAGTAGACTATTAATACGATCATATGATTCCCACACCTCGTCCTGGGCTCCTTCATATGGCTCAAGAAAAGTGGCATTACCTGTTAACAGATAACCTCTCTGACCAGTTTCTGCATCTTTAGTCCTCGAAATCATCTTCTCTAGCCCAAATAAAACTTCATGAGTGTGATCAACCGATTCCTGACTATTCAAAAGCGCCTCTATGGCAATCCACGATGCCGAAGCTGTTATAAAAATTATACTCAGGGATATTACTGACCCGATGACAAGGTTTTGTTTATACTTTCGATTAAAGCCCATTTTAATGAAGATGAAGCGCTAAAATTAAATACTATTTATTCATTCTTCTATGGTGAAGCAAAAAATAAAAAAAAGAGGCCGTATCATAATTCAAATGATGCGGCCTCTGTATTTGTTGCCTATTAAGGTAGTGCAAGATGAATTTGGGCAAGCTGTGGATAATTTGCTTTTCGGGGTCGAAAACCAGTCAAAAAGCAGCTTTTCACCCTGCTTTTTTCCTTAAGTTTTGTGCAATTGCAATCAAACCCCATTCGATCTCCACTTTTTCCTTACCCCGAAGCATGAACCTTTTGAAACCATGGTTCTGTTTAATGTTTCCGAAAGTTGGTTCCACATCAAAGCATCGTTTCTTTCGCCGCTGTAGGCCTTCTTCACTGTTTAACAGTTCATGTGCCTTTTGCTTAAGCCGGTTCAGATTTACATTGACCTCAATGATCCTGTTGGCGCTTGATTTATGACAAGCACCGTTGAGCGGACAGTTAGCGCAATTGCCCGCCTGGTATCTTTTTACTGTTTGCTCAAAACCGGTGCTTGTTCGTTTTCTACTTGTCCCGATGAAATTCATCTGCCGGCCCATCGGACAGATGTAACAATCTTTCTCCTGGTTATAGAAAAGCTTGCTTGCTGCAAAAGGCTGTTTGTTATTGTAGTTTTCATTTTGCTCTTTATCGAACATCCCATACTTTACAAAGGCAATGGTTTGCTTTTGTTCCAGCAGCGTGTAGTTTTCTTCAGATCCGTACCCGGCATCCGCGGTGAGCTTTTCAGGTGCTTTGCCAAAGCTGGCTTCATGCTGCGTTAAATGAGCATTCAGCGTATTGGTGTCTGTTGTATTGGAATGAATGGTATAATTGACAATGAACTGGTTGGAGGTAGATATCTGAACATTATAGGCGGGTTTTAACTGACCATTTTTCATGTGGTCTTCTTTCATCCGCATGAAAGTAGCATCCGTATCGGTTTTACTAAAGCTGTTCCTTTGGCCCAGGATCTCTTCCTGATGCTCATATTTTTCTATATTCTGCGGGTAATGTTTAGTAATATACTTCAGTTTAGCCTTCACCTTTTTATCTGCATTATCTTTTGCGGCCAGCTTTTCGTTAAGCTGATCTACGGCAGCTTTTACTTTTTCGCTGTTAATTTCCGTAAAATCAGGCGGCTCAGGCATCTTGTCTTCTTCCGAGGCTACCTGTTGTGCATACTGCCATATCTCAGTCAGTTGCTTTTTCATCTTCTCTTTATTGGTCTGAATCGACTTCTTCCAAACGAAGGTGTACTTGTTGGCATTGGCTTCGATCTTCGTTCCATCCGTATTAATCTCCT
The window above is part of the Arcticibacter tournemirensis genome. Proteins encoded here:
- a CDS encoding CHASE3 domain-containing protein, with amino-acid sequence MGFNRKYKQNLVIGSVISLSIIFITASASWIAIEALLNSQESVDHTHEVLFGLEKMISRTKDAETGQRGYLLTGNATFLEPYEGAQDEVWESYDRINSLLADNPVQQQSMKQLSHVIKTRFNLLEKSVERKRSGIAIDRRDVQKGQGYMTEFRSIINKMESRERELMKTRTERLSMFSAFTPWLVIFASIAAIIITVVFYYRLTADYKQKLLMEAQLLEKERQISKKINEVQKFAEEVAKGNYKMRINRSDLD
- a CDS encoding IS1182 family transposase; this translates as MAVKQPVFKPYNQAQILVLPPTLEELIPLWHPVRVVNEVINKLNIEPLLKAYHIRGSSSYHPQMLLKVVVYGYVTNLYSSRKLAAACKESIYFMWLSSMSYPDHNTINRFRGVRLKHALRSVFEEVVKLLSEEGLLSIEEINTDGTKIEANANKYTFVWKKSIQTNKEKMKKQLTEIWQYAQQVASEEDKMPEPPDFTEINSEKVKAAVDQLNEKLAAKDNADKKVKAKLKYITKHYPQNIEKYEHQEEILGQRNSFSKTDTDATFMRMKEDHMKNGQLKPAYNVQISTSNQFIVNYTIHSNTTDTNTLNAHLTQHEASFGKAPEKLTADAGYGSEENYTLLEQKQTIAFVKYGMFDKEQNENYNNKQPFAASKLFYNQEKDCYICPMGRQMNFIGTSRKRTSTGFEQTVKRYQAGNCANCPLNGACHKSSANRIIEVNVNLNRLKQKAHELLNSEEGLQRRKKRCFDVEPTFGNIKQNHGFKRFMLRGKEKVEIEWGLIAIAQNLRKKAG